The Cucurbita pepo subsp. pepo cultivar mu-cu-16 chromosome LG08, ASM280686v2, whole genome shotgun sequence genome contains a region encoding:
- the LOC111799754 gene encoding E3 ubiquitin-protein ligase ATL4-like isoform X1 produces the protein MKPRDLPKRKLTAAFTLFFPLLHFSLSLSLSKTRRVTVMASPPPPPLPDAFGGSVIEYFSSSPPLPSAIAATAATHSSSLKNLSPSILIILSILAFTAFASVILCLVLRYLNRRCLLRLSAVPGSSSSLSVSSRRITPAEQSTTRCTNSFSPIDTLPLFSFSSITRRSSTAAADCAVCLSKFEAEDQLRLLPLCCHAFHAQCVDTWLQSNQSCPLCRSAIFASESDVIKASMASYTAEGRAGDSFRLEIGSISRRQGASDSADGRRSYSIGSFEYFVEEDSEVNFTNAHRRSVSDKEDIEAPPHPERSLAAEVGSGRSWLKDYVDRLSNSVSSRALSFRGSGRFFTGSSRRSEIVVGGDWEQENSRVGEEISEMFRWFSGV, from the exons ATGAAACCGAGAGACCTGCCCAAAAGAAAACTGACCGCTGCATTTACCTTGTTTTTCCCTCtcctccatttctc tctctctctctctctctctaaaaccAGAAGAGTTACTGTTATGGcttctccgccgccgccgccgttgCCGGACGCTTTCGGAGGCTCCGTCATTGAGtacttttcttcctctcctcctcttccttcgGCGATAGCAGCGACGGCAGCGACGCATTCTTCTTCGCTGAAGAATCTCAGTCCTAGCATTTTAATCATTCTTTCGATCCTTGCTTTTACTGCCTTTGCTTCTGTGATTCTCTGCCTCGTATTGCGATACCTTAACCGGCGGTGTCTTCTCCGTCTATCCGCCGTGCCTGGATCGTCCTCGTCTTTGTCGGTTTCGAGCCGTCGGATTACTCCAGCAGAGCAGAGTACGACTCGGTGTACCAATTCGTTTTCGCCGATTGATACgcttcctcttttttctttctcctccatCACGCGTCGTTCTTCCACTGCCGCAGCCGATTGCGCCGTTTGTTTGTCAAAATTCGAGGCGGAGGATCAGCTTCGTTTACTTCCGCTCTGCTGCCATGCTTTTCACGCTCAATGCGTCGATACATGGCTTCAATCGAACCAGAGTTGTCCTCTATGCCGCTCCGCCATTTTCGCCTCCGAATCCGACGTGATTAAGGCTTCTATGGCTTCCTACACTGCCGAAGGTCGCGCCGGAGACAGTTTCAGACTCGAGATTGGTAGTATCAGCCGCCGGCAAGGCGCATCCGATTCCGCCGACGGAAGGAGATCCTACTCAATAGGATCGTTCGAGTACTTCGTCGAAGAAGATTCAGAAGTGAATTTCACCAATGCTCACAGGAGGAGCGTCTCGGATAAGGAGGACATAGAAGCTCCGCCTCATCCAGAGCGAAGCCTCGCGGCTGAAGTCGGTTCCGGAAGGAGTTGGTTAAAGGACTACGTAGACAGGCTCTCCAATTCCGTTTCATCTCGAGCGCTCTCCTTCCGAGGCTCCGGCAGATTCTTCACCGGAAGCAGCCGTCGAAGTGAGATCGTGGTCGGCGGAGATTGGGAACAGGAGAACAGTCGCGTCGGCGAGGAAATAAGCGAAATGTTCCGGTGGTTCTCAGGGGTATAA
- the LOC111799754 gene encoding E3 ubiquitin-protein ligase ATL4-like isoform X2: MASPPPPPLPDAFGGSVIEYFSSSPPLPSAIAATAATHSSSLKNLSPSILIILSILAFTAFASVILCLVLRYLNRRCLLRLSAVPGSSSSLSVSSRRITPAEQSTTRCTNSFSPIDTLPLFSFSSITRRSSTAAADCAVCLSKFEAEDQLRLLPLCCHAFHAQCVDTWLQSNQSCPLCRSAIFASESDVIKASMASYTAEGRAGDSFRLEIGSISRRQGASDSADGRRSYSIGSFEYFVEEDSEVNFTNAHRRSVSDKEDIEAPPHPERSLAAEVGSGRSWLKDYVDRLSNSVSSRALSFRGSGRFFTGSSRRSEIVVGGDWEQENSRVGEEISEMFRWFSGV; the protein is encoded by the coding sequence ATGGcttctccgccgccgccgccgttgCCGGACGCTTTCGGAGGCTCCGTCATTGAGtacttttcttcctctcctcctcttccttcgGCGATAGCAGCGACGGCAGCGACGCATTCTTCTTCGCTGAAGAATCTCAGTCCTAGCATTTTAATCATTCTTTCGATCCTTGCTTTTACTGCCTTTGCTTCTGTGATTCTCTGCCTCGTATTGCGATACCTTAACCGGCGGTGTCTTCTCCGTCTATCCGCCGTGCCTGGATCGTCCTCGTCTTTGTCGGTTTCGAGCCGTCGGATTACTCCAGCAGAGCAGAGTACGACTCGGTGTACCAATTCGTTTTCGCCGATTGATACgcttcctcttttttctttctcctccatCACGCGTCGTTCTTCCACTGCCGCAGCCGATTGCGCCGTTTGTTTGTCAAAATTCGAGGCGGAGGATCAGCTTCGTTTACTTCCGCTCTGCTGCCATGCTTTTCACGCTCAATGCGTCGATACATGGCTTCAATCGAACCAGAGTTGTCCTCTATGCCGCTCCGCCATTTTCGCCTCCGAATCCGACGTGATTAAGGCTTCTATGGCTTCCTACACTGCCGAAGGTCGCGCCGGAGACAGTTTCAGACTCGAGATTGGTAGTATCAGCCGCCGGCAAGGCGCATCCGATTCCGCCGACGGAAGGAGATCCTACTCAATAGGATCGTTCGAGTACTTCGTCGAAGAAGATTCAGAAGTGAATTTCACCAATGCTCACAGGAGGAGCGTCTCGGATAAGGAGGACATAGAAGCTCCGCCTCATCCAGAGCGAAGCCTCGCGGCTGAAGTCGGTTCCGGAAGGAGTTGGTTAAAGGACTACGTAGACAGGCTCTCCAATTCCGTTTCATCTCGAGCGCTCTCCTTCCGAGGCTCCGGCAGATTCTTCACCGGAAGCAGCCGTCGAAGTGAGATCGTGGTCGGCGGAGATTGGGAACAGGAGAACAGTCGCGTCGGCGAGGAAATAAGCGAAATGTTCCGGTGGTTCTCAGGGGTATAA
- the LOC111799762 gene encoding 10 kDa chaperonin 1, chloroplastic-like, which yields MAMASTFLTVPKPFNDLANSSSVSSRQQITGGFRRSSLKVSAVSKKWEPTKVVPQADRVLLRLEELPEKSAGGVLLPKSAVKFERHLVGEILSIGSEVGGTDLAPGKKVLLSDINAYEVDLGTDAKHCFCKASDLLAVVE from the exons ATGGCGATGGCGTCTACGTTCCTCACGGTGCCAAAGCCCTTTAACGACTTGGCTAATTCATCTTCTGTATCTTCCCGGCAACAAATCACTG GTGGATTCCGAAGAAGTTCGTTGAAAGTCAGCGCGGTTTCTAAGAAATGGGAGCCTACGAag GTTGTTCCTCAAGCTGATAGGGTTCTCCTCCGTCTTGAGGAGCTTCCCGAG AAATCAGCTGGTGGAGTTCTGCTGCCCAAATCAGCTGTCAAATTTGAGCGACACCTTGTAGGAGAG ATTCTATCCATTGGATCAGAAGTTGGAGGAACAGATCTTGCACCTGGAAAGAAG GTTCTTTTATCCGACATAAATGCTTATGAG GTGGATTTAGGCACAGATGCTAAGCACTGCTTCTGCAAAGCTAGTGATTTATTAGCAGTGGTTGAGTAG
- the LOC111799588 gene encoding protein TRIGALACTOSYLDIACYLGLYCEROL 4, chloroplastic, whose product MAHLRTAMDSAFWDFDVSSSQTLVGTAKAVPGEPFPLDGARASRTLRIQQVSFLGNGFPLGILPSFSPTAHKELGSFSLQSLLLKFPAADWWVGLVGQFRPKKVISSIKEDLVSDLDNLELLPALKDVATMFLDKTLYSYGLCSQFSPTPFSSVFASTEEHGDRKGRRHKAMFYHRLPHHDINLEAAWPELFIDHKGQYWEVPESLSLDLSSLKSESGLRYRVGLHKNGGVPRALYNTDGGDPPLTLMPGLCAKAAFSLEKNRYLWGGKEQKQGVTETIDDAEPSYDVRLKDPHAAISGIVGGTFSAWFGGSDTVGTNGDGNLAIHNKRSPLNADLFGSLCCTYQHGSFRKDFRDLTRLDARLDISSGSAFSKRVFNGFKKSIDDLERSKSTPRLNLIFQQQIAGPIVFRVDSRLMLDSTSVKRGPHVEDTILSLNYSFKLLESGKAVFWFSPKRKEGMVELRLFEF is encoded by the exons ATGGCGCACCTCAGAACCGCCATGGATTCCGCCTTCTGGGATTTCGACGTTTCCTCCTCTCAAACCCTCGTCGGAACCGCCAAGGCTGTTCCCGGCGAACCATTCCCTCTCGACGGAGCTCGAGCCAGCCGCACCTTGCGGATTCAGCAAGTCTCCTTCCTCGGCAATGGATTTCCCCTCGgaattcttccttccttctccCCCACTGCACACAAGGAGTTAGGTTCCTTTTCTCTTCAGTCGCTCTTGCTCAAGTTTCCCGCCGCCGACTG GTGGGTTGGATTGGTTGGCCAATTCCGTCCGAAGAAAGTGATATCTTCTATAAAAGAGGACCTTGTTTCTGATCTAGACAACCTTGAGCTCCTCCCTGCCTTGAAAGATGTTGCTACCATGTTTCTGGACAAGACACTCTATTCATATGGATTATGCTCTCAGTTTTCTCCTACTCCCTTTTCATCTGTATTTGCCAGCACGGAAGAGCACGGTGACAGGAAAGGACGTCGCCACAAAGCGATGTTTTATCACAGG CTTCCTCATCATGATATAAATTTGGAAGCAGCTTGGCCAGAGCTCTTCATTGATCATAAAGGTCAATATTGGGAAGTGCCCGAGTCTCTGTCTTTGGATCTGTCGTCTCTTAAGTCTGAATCTGGTTTGCGTTACCGGGTCGGGTTGCATAAGAATGGTGGCGTTCCCCGGGCTCTTTATAATACCGATGGTGGCGACCCACCTCTTACTCTTATGCCTGGATTATGTGCAAAGGCTGCATTCTCTTTAGAAAAGAATAGGTACCTTTGGGGGggaaaagaacagaaacaaGGCGTAACTGAGACGATAGACGATGCCGAACCATCATACGATGTGCGCCTTAAAGATCCTCATGCAGCCATATCCGGAATTGTTG GTGGCACCTTTAGCGCTTGGTTCGGAGGCAGTGACACGGTTGGGACGAACGGAGATGGAAACTTAGCTATCCATAACAAAAGAAGTCCACTGAATGCTGACCTTTTTGGCTCACTTTGCTGTACTTACCAACATGGGTCATTTAGAAAGGATTTTCGTGACCTCACGAGGTTAGATGCTCGACTAGATATTTCGTCGGGTTCAGCCTTTTCCAAAAGAGTTTTCAATGGGTTCAAGAAATCTATTGATGATCTGGAGAGATCAAAATCTACCCCTAGGCTCAATTTGATCTTCCAACAGCAG ATTGCAGGCCCGATCGTCTTCCGAGTAGATTCCCGGCTTATGCTCGACTCTACCTCCGTCAAGCGCGGACCCCATGTCGAGGACACAATACTAAGCCTGAACTATTCATTCAAGCTTCTTGAATCAGGAAAAGCTGTTTTCTGGTTTTCTCCCAAGAGAAAAGAAGGGATGGTCGAGTTGCGCCTGTTCGAGTTTTGA